The following coding sequences lie in one Silene latifolia isolate original U9 population chromosome 5, ASM4854445v1, whole genome shotgun sequence genomic window:
- the LOC141655175 gene encoding protein FAR1-RELATED SEQUENCE 5-like, giving the protein MSLQSDKSGYLRYFRDLPLGCLLRTTQRSESSNSYFKRFESHFGTLVEFWMRYNSAIEQQRHTQRRMDNANEHSMLEKVGPMKVEIHASLVYTHPIFGDFQNEVKHAICSTNRGIVNGRGKVEYHDVRDGPSRSFRVEFNTKTNENKCACKLFERHALSPPYTWVWNGRRVHGIPDPYVLARWTKKSSEPIVRDENGKEIEALLGITTSNDIDLRPPNKAKNKGSGKRLRSSKEKAKSKPQKRKRRCGNCKKWVNHNKRTCNLPFLKVPFDDDDEEESKSKRKWIFFVEIDSVRNNSSRLLNTKQKLQEYESDA; this is encoded by the exons ATGTCTTTGCAATCAGACAAAAGTGGATACCTAAGATACTTTCGGGATCTGCCTCTAGGTTGTTTGTTGCGAACAACCCAGAGATCCGAAAGTTCAAACAGCTATTTCAAGCGGTTTGAAAGCCACTTTGGAACCCTCGTCGAGTTCTGGATGAGGTACAATTCCGCAATAGAGCAGCAAAGGCATACACAAAGGAGGATGGATAATGCCAATGAGCATAGTATGCTCGAGAAAGTAGGGCCGATGAAGGTAGAGATACATGCCTCCCTTGTCTACACACATCCTATCTTTGGGGACTTTCAGAATGAAGTCAAACATGCTATATGCAGCACAAATCGGGGGATTGTCAACGGTAGGGGCAAAGTGGAGTATCATGACGTTCGTGATGGACCAAGCAGGAGCTTCCGAGTTGAATTTAACACCAAAACTAACGAGAACAAATGTGCATGTAAGCTGTTTGAGAGGCATGCATTGTCGCCGCCATATACGtgggtgtggaatggtaggcGGGTCCACGGGATACCCGACCCTTATGTCCttgctcgatggacaaagaaatccTCTGAGCCAATTGTCCgagatgaaaatggaaag GAAATCGAGGCTCTTCTCGGCATCACAACTTCAAATGATATTGACCTTCGACCGccaaacaaggccaagaataagggCAGTGGTAAAAGATTAAGGTCGTCGAAAGAAAAGGCCAAGAGCAAGCCACAAAAGAGGAAGCGAAGATGCGGTAACTGCAAGAAGTGGGTGAACCACAACAAGAGAACTTGTAATCTTCCATTTTTGAAAGTCCCCttcgatgacgatgatgaagaagaatcgaAATCGAAGAG aaaatggatattctttgtggaaatCGATAGTGTACGCAATAACAGCAGCAGA CTGCTAAATACTAAGCAAAAATTGCAGGAATATGAATCagatgcatga